TTATTGAACGTTTATCAAAGAAACAATCAGATTTTTTAAATAACAAGGCGATTGAAGCTATTTACCAAGAGATCTTTGCCATTTCAAGAAATTTGGAACTTCCTGAAAAGGTTGCTTATTTAGGACCTTTGGGGAGCTATACACATCAAGCAGCCGAAGATCGTTTTGGGGCGATGAGTGAATATTTGGCTATGACAAATATTCACTCTGTTTTTAAAGCTGTTGAACTCAAACGAGCAAAATATGGTGTTGTGCCCTTGGAGAATAATACCAATGGAATGGTGGGTGATAGTATTGATTTGCTTGCAAATTCTGAGTTAAAAATCATTGCAGAAATTATTTTGCCTATCCACCATAGTTTTGCTACTAATTGCGAACATCTTAGAGATATTAGGCGAATTTATTCTAAAGATATTGCTTTTGGGCAGTGTAATAATTTTATAGAATCTCATCAGTTATATGAAATAGATAGAATCCCGGTAGATTCTACTGCCAAAGCTGCTCAACTTGCAAAAGAGGATAAAAATTCTGCTGCGATTTGCTCAAAAATTGCAGCAAAATTGTATCATTTACCTATCATGTTTGATAATATTGAAGATTCTAATAAGAATAAAACACGTTTTGTGATTATTAGTGATTTCACTAATCAAACAAGTGGGAAAGATAAGACTTCGATTTTTGCCAATTTGATAGGATTTGAGAAATCCGGCACATTGCTTGGCTTGTTAAAAGATTTTGCTCAAATGGGTATTAATCTTACTAAGATTGATTCACGCCCTATCAAAACAAAATCAGATTTTAGTTTTGGTTTTTATATTGATTTTGAAGGACATAGAGATGATGATCATATTCAAAAACTTTTTGCCTTGCGAAAAAATGAACTCAAATGGTTGGGCAGCTATGTTAAAATGGATGGGTGGGAAAACAAATGATTGAGTATAAAAAAATTTCTTTAGACCATAAGCCTTTATTGGATTCTTATTTAAACAAAGATTTTTTTTATATATCTGATGTTAGTTTTGGAAATCTTTATATTTGGCAGCATGCTAGGGATATTCGCTATGGAATTGTTCAAGAGTGTTTGGTAATACGCACGCAATATGAGGGACAAAAACCATTTTATTTTTATCCTATTGGAGAAAAAGAAGAAAATAAAATTTCATGTATTGTAGAATTAATAAATGATTGTAAGCATAAGGGTGAAAAATTGGAATTTCATTCTCTTGAAGCTAAAAATACCCAAGCTCTTTGTAAGCATTTTAATGGGCGTTTTGTTTTGCATCCCAATCGCGATAGAAGTGATTATGTTTATAGTATTTCTGAATTGATTGAACTCAATGGCAGGAAATACCATAAGAAAAAAAATCACCTTAACGGATTTTTGCAAACTTATCCTGAATTTATCTATACAAGCATCGATGCCCAAAATAAATATGATGTTCTTTGTGTGTGGGAAGAATGGTTTGCGAAGACAGCAAAACAAGCAAGCCAAGGATTAAAAGATGAAAATATCGGTATCAGGAATGTGTTGGAGGATTATGAATTTTTGGGGTTAAGGGGTGGATTTATATCTGTAAATAATAGAATTATCGCTTTTAGCTTTGGAGAAGTAATTAATTCTGAAATGGTTGTGGTGCATATTGAAAAGGCAGATTCTGATTATAGAGGGGCTTACCAGATTATTAACCAGCAGTTGCTTTTGAATGAATTTAGCTCTTATGTTTATGCTAATCGTGAAGAGGATTTGGGTATAGAAGGTCTTAGAAAGGCAAAAATGAGCTATAACCCTATATTTTTGGTAGAAAAATTTGAGGCTATTTTTCAGGAATGATTTTTGGAGACAAATATTATTCACAAAGCCTTCACAAACTTGTTGCTTTTGATGCAAAGGGGGTTAAAGAAGCGTTAGAATATATTGATATGCATCAAAAAGAGGGGTATTTTGTAGGTTATATCAAATATGAGGCTAAAGATGTTTTTTTGGGAAAGCAAAATAAAAGTGATTTGCCTCTTTTGTATTTTGAGCATTTTGCTCAAAGTTGTGATTTGAATAAAGATTTTTTGGATTCCAAAGAAGTTTTTTATCCCTATGCATCCACATCTATGCCCCAAAAACTCTATAATAAAAAAATCAGACAAATTAAGGATTTTATTGCCAGGGGAGATACCTATCAAGTAAATTTTACTTATCCTTTAGAAATAACTACTCATTGTAATGAAATAGATATTTTTAAATCAATTTTATTGAATCAAGATACTCCTTATAAAGCTTTGTTTATCAATGAATTTGAAAGCGTGCTTTCTTTTTCGCCGGAATTATTTTTTGAGATTAGTATTTGCAATCATCAACGTCAAATCTTAACCCGTCCGATGAAAGGGACAATTCAAAGAGGTGTTGATAAAATAGAAGATGAAAAAAATCAAGAATTTTTAAAAAATGATATTAAAAATAGAAGTGAAAATGTAATGATTGTCGATCTCTTGCGCAATGATT
The DNA window shown above is from Helicobacter sp. 11S03491-1 and carries:
- the pheA gene encoding prephenate dehydratase codes for the protein MKLNERRAEIDRIDDAIFELLNKRLAIVSEIGKEKIKSKASIYRPERERQIIERLSKKQSDFLNNKAIEAIYQEIFAISRNLELPEKVAYLGPLGSYTHQAAEDRFGAMSEYLAMTNIHSVFKAVELKRAKYGVVPLENNTNGMVGDSIDLLANSELKIIAEIILPIHHSFATNCEHLRDIRRIYSKDIAFGQCNNFIESHQLYEIDRIPVDSTAKAAQLAKEDKNSAAICSKIAAKLYHLPIMFDNIEDSNKNKTRFVIISDFTNQTSGKDKTSIFANLIGFEKSGTLLGLLKDFAQMGINLTKIDSRPIKTKSDFSFGFYIDFEGHRDDDHIQKLFALRKNELKWLGSYVKMDGWENK
- a CDS encoding phosphatidylglycerol lysyltransferase domain-containing protein, coding for MIEYKKISLDHKPLLDSYLNKDFFYISDVSFGNLYIWQHARDIRYGIVQECLVIRTQYEGQKPFYFYPIGEKEENKISCIVELINDCKHKGEKLEFHSLEAKNTQALCKHFNGRFVLHPNRDRSDYVYSISELIELNGRKYHKKKNHLNGFLQTYPEFIYTSIDAQNKYDVLCVWEEWFAKTAKQASQGLKDENIGIRNVLEDYEFLGLRGGFISVNNRIIAFSFGEVINSEMVVVHIEKADSDYRGAYQIINQQLLLNEFSSYVYANREEDLGIEGLRKAKMSYNPIFLVEKFEAIFQE